GCACCAGGACAAGTCTCACCTGCACCTCGGCACTGCTGGTGCCCACAGCCAGGTAGTTGCCCTCTTTGATCCAGGCCACAGAAGATATATAGTCCCCAGGCTGCTCCATTTGCAGCAGCTGCAAAATGTCACCAGTGCTAGCACTCCACAAGTATACACTGTTGTCCAAAGCCACAGCCAGTACATTCCCAGAGCTCCAATCCACAAGGTTCAGGTCTgccagaggggaaagggaagagcATGAGCTGTCCTGTTTGCcttgtccctctctctccctctttctccatcCGCTGGACAAGGAGAAGACTGCACTTACAGTAGTCATTCCGGATTTCAGGGGCATCCAGGATGCGGTCTGGCAGGGAAGGAATGTAGCGGCAAGTCTTCCTACTGGAGCCCGGTGTGGCCTTCTGGCTATAGAGTACTTTTAGCCTGTTCTGGTAACCTGTGGCAACAGAATGGATCTAGACTGGGAGGACTGACACTTCCACAAGCCTTTAGACAGGAAGGCCAGATAAGCACTTCCTTCCCCTCAGTCTTAGGTGGAAAAGGAagacagccatctcatccacccGGAGCCCTGGGGATAGACTGACATCTTACCCTCTGGGGCATTTTGTGGTTTTCCACTGAGCCGAAGGATCTTGGCTTCTTCCATGTCAAAACCGTTCAGATTCAAAGCCCATGCTTTCTGATGTTCCTGGCACATAAGGGTGGGGATGAGGTGGCGGTATTATCTAGATTTCACAGACCAGTTTCCTGCTAGAAGTCCCCTGGGATACATACCTTCTTGGTGGGCGTCTCACTGTTGTCGGGCTGGTTCTCCTTGCTCAGGAGGAAGCTAGCCACCTCCATCTGGGAAGCATTGCGATGGGGGATATAGCGGTCACCGCCAGGTTTGCTGGGAGTGGTCTGAAGCTTGGAGCTGGATTTGCCTGggacagggacagggaagccacaCTGTCAGACCCggctcagggggaggaggtgTGAAGGCTGCTTCAAGCACTTGCCCTTTCCTCCCCGCGACCCGCCACACCCTACTGACCGGGAGTTCGGCCTGGGGTCCTGCCGGCGCTGTGGGATCGGTTGGCTGCCCGCATAGGCGAGGGGGCCGGCCCCGCGGCTTCCTTCGCTTTGCGCTGCCAGCGCGCAGGGGGTGCATTGGGGATGGGTGTATCTAGCTGCAGCAGCGAGTGCAAGTCACTCTCGAACACGAACTGGGCCATGGGAGCGTCTGGAGGGAGAGGGCTCCTTGCAGTGGCTGCCCGCTGAGCCCCAGAGTAAGAGAGGCGACCGTGCTCTGGGGCGGCCGGCCACAGTCAGGACCACCCTTGCCGCAGCCCTTCCCGGCCCAGCACCCTCGGCCGCGGCCCCAGACCGGTTCGCTCAGTCCAGCCGTCTCTCACCGTCAATTTAGAGCAGGTTCCGATCCTAGACCGGCTTTAGCAGTGAGGACTTGGACGACTTAAACTCTCCGCTCCAAGCACTCATTGGCTCCTTCAAAATCCAACC
This portion of the Cervus canadensis isolate Bull #8, Minnesota chromosome 2, ASM1932006v1, whole genome shotgun sequence genome encodes:
- the CDC20 gene encoding cell division cycle protein 20 homolog; amino-acid sequence: MAQFVFESDLHSLLQLDTPIPNAPPARWQRKAKEAAGPAPSPMRAANRSHSAGRTPGRTPGKSSSKLQTTPSKPGGDRYIPHRNASQMEVASFLLSKENQPDNSETPTKKEHQKAWALNLNGFDMEEAKILRLSGKPQNAPEGYQNRLKVLYSQKATPGSSRKTCRYIPSLPDRILDAPEIRNDYYLNLVDWSSGNVLAVALDNSVYLWSASTGDILQLLQMEQPGDYISSVAWIKEGNYLAVGTSSAEVQLWDVQQQKRLRNMTSHSARVGSLCWNSYILSSGSRSGHIHHHDVRVAEHHVATLSGHSQEVCGLRWAPDGRHLASGGNDNLVNVWPSAPGEGGWVPLQTFTQHQGAVKAVAWCPWQSNVLATGGGTSDRHIRIWNVCSGACLSAVDAHSQVCSILWSPHYKELISGHGFAQNQLVIWKYPTMAKVAELKGHTARVLSLTMSPDGATVASAAADETLRLWRCFELDPARRREREKASAAKSSLIHQGIR